The window GCCTCGGATGCCGTATTTGCGGAGGTCCATTTGATTTCCTGCCGCAACGTGTTGATCTATTTTCGTAAGGAACTTCAAGATCGTGCCATTGCGCTATTCAAGAACTCGTTGCCCCGCAACGGTTTCCTCGGGCTGGGAGCAAAAGAAAGTCTCCGTTTCTCCAAGCATGCCGATGGCTTTATCGACTTCGATCCCAAGGAAAGAATCTATCGTCGCCGAGGTGAACTATGAATCGAGAAATTCATTCGGTCGTGATGGGCGCCTCTGCCGGTGGCATTGAGGCCGTCTCCGCCATTTTATCTGATTTGAGGTTGGAACTACGCGCCCCGATCGTGATCGTAGTGCACATGCCATCGGCCAAAGACAGCCAGCTCGCTACCTTGTTACAATCAAAATGTAGACGCCCCATGATCGAAGTGGAGGACAAGCAGTCACTCGATCCCGGACACGTCTATCTCGCCCCCCCCGACTACCACGTGTTAGTCGAGGACGAAGTCTCATTGGCGCTGAGCAGCGACGAACAAGTCAATTATTCGCGTCCGTCGATTGATGTTCTCTTTGAAACAGCCGCGGACGTATTTGCCGAACACGCACTCGGAATTATCTTGACTGGCGCGAACAAAGACGGCGCGAAAGGGCTCAGCGAAATCATTCGAGCCGGCGGACACGGCTTGGTCCAGGAACCCAGTGAGGCTCATTGCCGCGCGATGCCGGAGGCAGCCATCGCGGCCTGCCCCACTGCCAAGGTGATGAACCTTATGGAAATTTCACAATATTTGAATGATCGGATTTGAGCAGATGAGTAACGAGACACCCGCCGCTGTCAATTTTTTGATCGTGGATGATCGTGAAGCCAATCTGATTGCCCTTGAACGACTCCTGCAACGTGACGGATTGAATCTGCTCAAAGCGAGATCCGGTGCCGAGGCGTTGGAATTGTTGCTCCAGTACGACGTCGCATTGGCTCTCGTCGACGTCCAAATGCCTGGTATGGACGGGTTCGAATTGGCCGAGTTGATGCGTGGTTCGGACCGCACTCGCAGGATCCCGATTGTCTTCGTCACCGCAGGCACGACCGATCAACGACGCCGATTTGAGGGCTACGAAAAAGGGGCTGTCGATTTCCTGCAAAAGCCGATTGAAAACGATGTTTTGAAAAGCAAGGCCACGGTGTTCTTTGATCTTTACTCCGAGCGACAGGAGGTGACTCGCCAGCGGGACGAGATGGCGAAGATCAGCCGTGAAAACGCGAGACTGCTCGAGGAGAGCCGGCAATTTGCCGCAGCGCTTCAGCGTGCCGATCAACGCAAAGATGAATTCTTAGCGACACTCGCTCACGAACTTCGCAATCCCTTGTCACCCATTCTCAGTGGAATCCAACTGCTGAGCATGATGTCGAGCGAGGAAAGCAATCCTGAGGAGAACGCGGAAATGCTCGAAATGATCGAGCGTCAGGTGCACCACATGGTTCGTCTTGTCGATGATCTACTCGAAGTCAGCCGGATTACAAGCGGCAAAATTCACCTCCAGACAAGCTCCATCAATCTAGCCGATGTCGTCAAGCACGCCATCGAAACAAGTGAACCCAATATCGAAGCAGGACAACACCAATTCGCCATCCATGGACCCACTGAGCAGCTCATCGTTAACGGCGACATGACTCGACTCGCCCAAGTGATTTCCAATCTGCTCAACAATGCCGCGCGATATACACCCAGCGGTGGTCAAATCTCGCTGAGCGTCACCTCGGACGAGTCATTTGCCTATATCACGGTGAAAGACAACGGAATCGGAATCCCGGTTCAGATGCAAGAACGCGTCTTCGAACTCTTCGCTCAGGTAAACCGAAAACTCAAGCAAAGTGAGGGTGGACTCGGCATTGGCTTGGCACTCGTCAAACGGATTGTAGAGCTGCACGGCGGCACCGTTACGGTAGCCAGCGACGGGGAGAACCAGGGCGCTGCATTCCGAATTGCTCTCCCCCTGCTCACCAGCGAATCCGCGCCCAGCGAGGCTGTCATCACCGACGATACCACTGCATGCAACGCTCTCAAAATCATGGCAGTCGATGACAACGTCGACGCTCTGAACAGTCTGAAACGGTTGCTCGTCGCAATGGGCCACGACGTCGCGACAGAGGAATCTGGCGCAGCAGGAATCCAGCGGTTTCAAACGTTTGGTCCGTCCTGCATGTTTCTCGATATCGGCATGCCCGAGATGGATGGTTACGAGGTTGCCAAACAGATACGCCAATTGCCCGGCGGTGATGCCGTGAAACTATTTGCGTTAACGGGTTGGGGACAGCAACAAGACCGGGCGCGTAGCGACGCGGCAGGATTCGACTTCCACCTTGTCAAACCGGTCACGAAATCCGCGATAGAACAACTGCTTCGCTCGGTGAGTCACTCGCCCGACTTGGGATGAATGTAGACCACGACTTCGGTGGGAATGGTGCGTTCCACCGTCAAATCCTTCGGAACGTTCTTAAGACTTGCTGCCGTTGGCTTGCGGATCATACGTTGATCACCCATCTGGTCAAGCTTGAATGAAACGACCATGTCCGCTGGGTCCAACATAGAAAATGCTGGTTCGGACCCTGACAGAGTGACCTTCACAAGGGTTTGCTTCGGCTCGTCGATCTCCCAGTCCTTTGCCAGATTACGGTATTCAACCGGCACGTCGAACGTCCGCTGGATCGTGTCGGTCCGGTAGGCGAACAGGTACCACAGGCTCGTGGCCAACACGACCGCGAGGCACTTGTTGGCAAGATTTCGCAGCAGCGGTGACGAAGACGTCCCCGGAGACGGCAGTTGGCTAACGAAGTAGCTGCGCAATCGCTCAGTTAGCACGGACGAATCCACGACATCGAGTTCACCGTCACGAGCGATCGTGATGGTCCCGACTTCCTCGGAAACGGCCACCACCATGGCATCGCAGCGTTCGGCGAGCCCCAGTGCGGCAGCGTGTCGCGTTCCACCACCTCCAATCTTCTGTAGCTCGGAAGTCAATGGCAGATGAACACCGAGTCGTTCAATCCGAGAATCAGTAATCACGATGGCACCATCGTGTCCCGGTGATTCGGAGTGAAAAATGCTCAGCAGGATTGGATAGCTGATATCCGCATTCACATTGATTCCACCTCGCACATGACGGTCGAGTGGTTCGCGGCCGGGGAACACAATCAATGCACCGATGCGTTGTTTCGCCATCGCGGCAACCGCTTCGACAATCGCGTCACTGACATTGTCAGATGGTGTATTCGCGGAGGATCCGGAAAACCATCGGTAAGCGCCTAACCGTTCGACACCGTGCCGAATGTCCTGTTGAAAAACCAATACAAACGCAAGCAAGATTCCCATAAATCCATACTGGAACGCGGCCGTCGTCATGTACAGATCGAGCCATCGGGCCAGCAGGAAAATCCCCGACATCAACACCACCGCGATCCCCAGGGAACGCGACGCGCGACTCCGCAGCCAGTTCAATAGGAGGTAGAGCGCCAACGAAACAATTGCGATGTCGACCACGTCGGCAACGCGGACGCCGCTGAGTACTTCGCTGGCAAACATCGTGGTGATTCCTGCGTATCAATGGCCAGGCACAGCGCCTCTCAGTTGCAATCGCGGACGTCGTGAATAGCGACCAGGGAACTGACTATCGAACTTGTGTTGCGCTCGGAAATAGGGCTCATTGAGCAAGTCCGGGGCGTGGAAGCTTCCGTGACGGTATGGATCGTAGGCATACCCATACCCGTAATAGGGTATCCCATTGAAATCACTAAGGCCAGAGTATCCGCGATATCCACTCACATACCCCCCGCCGATCGTCACTGACTGGCCGCGCACCGCACCAGCGCGATGGTGGTGGTCGCCAGCCTCAGCAGATGAAGTGGCGATGGTAAGGAACAGGCTGACGCAGAGGGAGGTAACGCGTGACATCTTCGCTTTTCCAGGAAAGAGTGTGTGACCAGAATTTCCAACTCTACGTCTCAATTTTCGGCCCGTGATTAAAACCTCTGAAAATCCATCTGATTGATGCGTGCTTGCCGCCGCAGGACTCAGAAAATGGCGGCTGGGCGACGGCTCGGCGCACGGAGACCTATTCCGTTTTAAGCCGGGGGGAGACCAACAGCAGCGAATTGGCATTCTCGACCGCCACTTGATTTGGGAAGTCGACAGGCAAGGCCCCGTCAGCGGTGTGTCGAATCACGTTGAAGCTACAACAAGTTTAATGCCAGTGGCCAACATCACGACCACCAGAAACACAAACACAAAACGGCTGCCGCGCTTGATCGCGAGCTTGGCACCTACCACGCCGCCGAACACATTGCCAACTGCCATCGTCAAGCCTGGCACCCAATCCACCATGCCATAGGCGATAAACGTGATTGCCGCTGCCAAGGTGACGACAAACCCAATGCTGTTTTTGACTGCGTTAGAACCAGCGAGGGTCGAGTCCGTGAAATAGCTCATCCCCAACAACAGCAGGATCCCCATGCCGGCTTGAATGAATCCGACGTAGACGCCAATGGCAAAGAAGACTGGGATCTGAAAGGCGGCAGGATATGTCCGATGCTCACCGGACTGGAGAAAACGCTTGGGATTGGCCATCAAGAGAATGGCCATCGCAATGAAGAGGACGCCAAACATGCTCTCAAATGCGTCTGCCGAGAGATACACGGCAAGCAGAGCCCCCACCGGAACACCGAGCAGGGTCGGGGCACCCAAGCGGATCGTGAGCGTCCGATCAAGATGCCCGTGTTTGCGGAACGTGGCGACTGCGGCTGCAGTCGAACACAATATCGCGATGCGATTGGTCGCATTCGCAATTTTGGGATCCAAGCCGAACAGCATCAGCGTGGGGAGTGTCAGGAACGAGCCCCCGCCCGCAACCGTGTTGACGATGCCCGCGAGAAATCCGGCTAACATCAGCAAAGCGTACGACGTGACGTGCCAGAGCAATAGTTTCTCGCGACAAAAAAGAGTTTTGCAAATCACCGCTCGCAACGATCGGCAACTCCATCATATCAAATCCAGTGGCCCCCACCGCGCCAACCTTCGTTCCAACAGATGCCGGTCGCGACAATTCTGGGGTAAGATCGAGAGCCCGTCAGGCAGCTGACTCATTCGACTAAGCCGCCTCCTTGGGGACTATTTCTTGAATGCCAGCGAATCGGTATAGATTCGCAGCGTGCAAGCCCGATCAAAGCGAACAACAACATTCGAAAACCGCTCGTCCCCGCCGTCGTTTTGCGAGCGACCAAAGCTCACACTTAACCACAATCCTATACATCATGACATTTGCTACCCGGATTAACCAAGCCATTTCCCGCACAGGTTCGGTAACATGCGTGGGGCTGGATCCTCGAAAGTCACAGTTGCCCGCGCCACTTCGCGAGCACATCCGCGACAATTCGCCGCATGCCTGGGCGAAAGCCTACACCCAGTTTTGCTGTGAGATCATTGATGTTGTCAAAGACATTGTGCCCTGTGTGAAGCCTCAGGCAGCGTTTTTCGAACAACTCGGCCCGGCCGGGATGGTGTCTCTGGGTGAGGTGATTCACCACGCCACCCAGGCCGGTTTGATTGTCATCACCGATGGCAAACGCAACGATATCGGCAGCACGGCGACTGCGTACGCAGACGCGTATCTGGGCAGTGCGGTCGCAATTGCTGCAGCGGGCGGCGATCCGGCAGGGGCGAGCCCATGGGGCAGCGACGCACTGACGGTCAGTCCATATCTCGGTCGCGACAGCATCGAGCCCTTTGTGGACGTATGTGACCAGCGGGCAGCGGGCATCTTTGTGTTGGTCAAAACCTCCAACCCTGGCGGCGGTTACCTGCAAGACCTGCGGTGCGGCGAGCAGATGGTCTACCAAGCGGTGGCGGAGCTGGTCACGTCACTCAACGTGGATCGGCTCGATGCCGACGGATACGGACCGATCGGAGCGGTGGTCGGGGCGACATACCCTGAGCAACTCGCCGAATTACGCGCCGCGATGCCCCACAGCATTTTGCTGGTGCCCGGCTTTGGTGCCCAAGGCGGGGCCGCCGATGATGTCCGGGTGGCGTTGGACGATTCAGGACGTGGGGCTGTGATT of the Allorhodopirellula heiligendammensis genome contains:
- a CDS encoding chemotaxis protein CheB, with amino-acid sequence MNREIHSVVMGASAGGIEAVSAILSDLRLELRAPIVIVVHMPSAKDSQLATLLQSKCRRPMIEVEDKQSLDPGHVYLAPPDYHVLVEDEVSLALSSDEQVNYSRPSIDVLFETAADVFAEHALGIILTGANKDGAKGLSEIIRAGGHGLVQEPSEAHCRAMPEAAIAACPTAKVMNLMEISQYLNDRI
- a CDS encoding response regulator, whose amino-acid sequence is MSNETPAAVNFLIVDDREANLIALERLLQRDGLNLLKARSGAEALELLLQYDVALALVDVQMPGMDGFELAELMRGSDRTRRIPIVFVTAGTTDQRRRFEGYEKGAVDFLQKPIENDVLKSKATVFFDLYSERQEVTRQRDEMAKISRENARLLEESRQFAAALQRADQRKDEFLATLAHELRNPLSPILSGIQLLSMMSSEESNPEENAEMLEMIERQVHHMVRLVDDLLEVSRITSGKIHLQTSSINLADVVKHAIETSEPNIEAGQHQFAIHGPTEQLIVNGDMTRLAQVISNLLNNAARYTPSGGQISLSVTSDESFAYITVKDNGIGIPVQMQERVFELFAQVNRKLKQSEGGLGIGLALVKRIVELHGGTVTVASDGENQGAAFRIALPLLTSESAPSEAVITDDTTACNALKIMAVDDNVDALNSLKRLLVAMGHDVATEESGAAGIQRFQTFGPSCMFLDIGMPEMDGYEVAKQIRQLPGGDAVKLFALTGWGQQQDRARSDAAGFDFHLVKPVTKSAIEQLLRSVSHSPDLG
- a CDS encoding diadenylate cyclase, whose translation is MFASEVLSGVRVADVVDIAIVSLALYLLLNWLRSRASRSLGIAVVLMSGIFLLARWLDLYMTTAAFQYGFMGILLAFVLVFQQDIRHGVERLGAYRWFSGSSANTPSDNVSDAIVEAVAAMAKQRIGALIVFPGREPLDRHVRGGINVNADISYPILLSIFHSESPGHDGAIVITDSRIERLGVHLPLTSELQKIGGGGTRHAAALGLAERCDAMVVAVSEEVGTITIARDGELDVVDSSVLTERLRSYFVSQLPSPGTSSSPLLRNLANKCLAVVLATSLWYLFAYRTDTIQRTFDVPVEYRNLAKDWEIDEPKQTLVKVTLSGSEPAFSMLDPADMVVSFKLDQMGDQRMIRKPTAASLKNVPKDLTVERTIPTEVVVYIHPKSGE
- a CDS encoding sulfite exporter TauE/SafE family protein; the protein is MLAGFLAGIVNTVAGGGSFLTLPTLMLFGLDPKIANATNRIAILCSTAAAVATFRKHGHLDRTLTIRLGAPTLLGVPVGALLAVYLSADAFESMFGVLFIAMAILLMANPKRFLQSGEHRTYPAAFQIPVFFAIGVYVGFIQAGMGILLLLGMSYFTDSTLAGSNAVKNSIGFVVTLAAAITFIAYGMVDWVPGLTMAVGNVFGGVVGAKLAIKRGSRFVFVFLVVVMLATGIKLVVAST
- the pyrF gene encoding orotidine-5'-phosphate decarboxylase produces the protein MTFATRINQAISRTGSVTCVGLDPRKSQLPAPLREHIRDNSPHAWAKAYTQFCCEIIDVVKDIVPCVKPQAAFFEQLGPAGMVSLGEVIHHATQAGLIVITDGKRNDIGSTATAYADAYLGSAVAIAAAGGDPAGASPWGSDALTVSPYLGRDSIEPFVDVCDQRAAGIFVLVKTSNPGGGYLQDLRCGEQMVYQAVAELVTSLNVDRLDADGYGPIGAVVGATYPEQLAELRAAMPHSILLVPGFGAQGGAADDVRVALDDSGRGAVINSSRGIIFAHARSEFAEKYGDAKWQDAVRAATEEMNDQLKS